DNA from Zonotrichia leucophrys gambelii isolate GWCS_2022_RI chromosome 5, RI_Zleu_2.0, whole genome shotgun sequence:
CCCCCACAGATGTGCTCATCTGCAATTTGCACGCTGGGCTGCAAATTGTAAAGTGTGCAAAGGCCACGAGGAGGGCACAGCTTCTTCACCTCCAGTTTTCCCACTGAAGAGGCACCTGCGCTGATTTGAAGGCATTCCACAAGCATCCCCTGAAACAGAAAGCGCTGATGTTCCAAGGAGTCTTTAGAGGTTAGGTTAACACTGGGAGAAGTAAAGAACATTCCAGTTAAGGGCAACCCCACAGCTTTTCAAGCTCCCTTTTTCACTAAATCTTCCAATTTCTCTCATTTAATAGGATCCAAATGTTTAGACCACCATGAGGAGATGATCCTAGCAAAAACAGAGCTTCACCAAGATGAAAGCTAGCATTTACCTTCAGAAGTTTTGGCCTCAAACCTACAATGAACAGGGACTCATCCAGTTTTCTATAGACTACTAGAGGGGGAAAGGGCAGCTCTAAAATGCTGATTGTTATTTTCAATTACTCTGTAGTCTTTGCAATTGTTTTCACCGAGGGAAGTAGGTGTAAACTGACATACAAGCTGAATTGTTATTGGATAGCTGTACATCACTTAGCAATctgaaggaaacaagaaaaattagGTTCTGCTAAAGTCAAAGCATGTAAATGTCActgtgcatatttttatttcctcaaaaTATCTTACTAAAAAAGTCTGGACCAACTGCAACCATTAGGTATTTTGAGAATTTATAGTCCAAAAGGTACTCTCTATTCCCATGAAGAAAGCATAACTGAGGTTGTCTTACCTGTTATaacctttatttcttctttagtAACATTCATGTTTTCAAAATCTTCGTCTTTAGTTgaattcaaaatatttgaatCTAGCAAATGAGGGTTGTCAGTGTGTCTTGAGTAATATTTGTATTATAGaataacttttatttccttatttgttTTTGTAGAAGAAGCAGATTTCTCTTGTAGGGTTGTGTGCTATTACAGCATTAAAGTGCTATTTAAAGTGTGCCACAAACACAACTCCCAGCTTTTAGCCAGATTCATTGTTTGTCTTCACCATTCATTAGGTCTTTGTTTAATACCTGAAGAGGTTcacaatcctttttttttttcactgaaataatttgttaGATGAGAATCTCCTGGagcaaaataattctgaatatCCAGTGCACTGAAGAGGCCTTTGTGCTGCCCCGAGGAGGCATTTTCCCaagtttttatttagttttctgTTCCCTGTTAGATGAATCCTGCAAAGGTCTCTGTCTCATCAGGGTGGAAGACAAccagcatcacagcagaggagctgaaaaTGGGGAAGCAAAGGCTCACTAAATAATTAACAGGTGCTTTTTAACCCTTCTCTCTTTCAACAGTGGGTGCACAATTTTCTGTATATTCCAGACAGGAAGGTAAAAAGCAACCATGAGGAAGAGATAGGCAGGCTGAGGCTGAAGGGCTGACCTGTTCCTGGCAGCTCAGAAGTTTCCTCATCAGAACAAGGAGTCTCTGGCATCATTTCACAACAATCTGTTGCAGCACCCACAAACTTCCTTACAAACGAAACACCCCAGCTATCTGATTTTCCCTAATCTAAGCACCAGCTTCAAGCAAGTGCTGAGAACAGTTTTTTGGGATAGGATTTCCTCTCATTCACTATGAGccaagtgggaaaaaaaattaaaaattacatgaaTGATGCTCTGGAGTGATGAACAGATTCTGAAAAGATGCCTTGGGTGCTTTGTGTGTGATCGTTCCTATAGACCCAAATTACTGTGCTATGTATTTTCTTCACTGGAACCAATTCAGAACTGCATTTCACACAGAATTTAAACACTCAAAAATTGTTCACTTCAATGTGGCTTTGCCTATCTAAGTTGAGAAGAATTAGCAAGACCTGCAAGCATTTTTCAAGGTACTGAAACTAGTACTGTAATATTACCTCAGACTCTACAAGCAAATTTACCTTGGTCAATAGGGCTAGTGaaagtcataaaataaatagaacatccccaaaataaaaaatcaaaagtcAAACcaatttcctcttcttttcccaCATCTTCATACAGAGTCATGGCATCATAGGTCAAATCTTCACTCTCTTCTACTTCAAAAGACTGGTATGTaagctttaaatttaaaattgaaagaGTGAACCTTGTTTTGAAAGTCatatggaaaaaatcccaagatcTGCAGGGTCTTTAGGATTGTGAGTGATTCCTGCAAGGTTTGGTTTCTGTGACATTCAGACCTCTCACAGGTGATACATAAATATTAAGTTTTCTAGAAGAATCTGTCATGATGAAATTTAACCCAGGAAATCCTATTTTACCTTAACCTAAAGGACAAACCTATCTGGGATGGATAGTGATTTCTCTTTCCTGCATCCAACAGCATCATTCATGCTCATGTTGCTTGATCTTGCACATTACTTGGTTTAAACTTACCAGGAAGAATATCTGGTGTAAGAGCTTTGTAGGTAATGGAAAATCTAGTTCCATAATCCTCATCATTAGGAACAAATTTCAGCCTTATGCTATTGGAGCCAATCAAAAGAGGTAATGCAAGATCTCCTCCACAGAATTTCCCTGAAACATAACATTAGAGAATAATCACTGTTCAAAGCCTTCAGTTACTTGAGAAAACTTGCATGTACCATTTTTAATACTTAGCTATCAAATTTTAGGATTAAAGGGAAATTTCCTATTCATCCTTCTACTTTCCTTATTAATCCATTAGCCCAGATAGATTCACGctattaaaaattgaaaatcatTGACACCAGAAATGTGATGCAGTTCCCTACCAGGCATTTTCCAACCATTTCACCTCccacctctttttcttttatttcttttatttatccTGTGTCTCAATGTATCGATCAAGCAAGTGAAACAATCAGCCACCACCTCACTGGGTGCCCTTGCTGTTGGAATAAGGAGTGCTCTGACAGGTTATAGAGCTCaaaaatcttttccagcctgaatgaTTGTTTCAAAGAACGAGGGGACAAAAACTCACCCACAAGTCTGTCATCCTTTGAGCAGACTGATAAAGAATCATAGTCacagaaaaaggggaagaaacaaAGCCATGTGTAATTCCCTTCTGGCACAAATAGAGTCCATACACACAATCTGGAAGAAGAAATCAGTTCCCATTCATAAAAATGCAATCAAAACCTACACTTGCATGGGGAATATTCTCTGGGGGAAGACACTGTTTGCTCTGCTTACTGATGGTTTTGATAGAACTGTTCAGGCCTTCCAGGAAAATGTAATTCCCCTTCACTACTGCAGAGTTTTCCATCCTGAGCACTACAAAACGCTGTGAGTTAAATCGTAATGGAAGGAATTAGGTTTGACACATATGCAATCAGCTGTTCCACAAAAATCTCAAACATCTGGAGGATATTGTGAGACAGGGTTGCTGAGTTGCACTTTGTTTCTGCAGGCAGACTGatgctgtgttttctcttttcttttatttggaaTTCTGGTAAATCAGCTTTAAACCCCATCCTCTGGGAGCAAGAATGAAGCCCTGCCAATGGACTCTCATTTTTTTGTAAATGGCAGTGCTTATTTCTTACCTTAAAGAAACTCTTGGCTACATGAagatttcagcagaaataattttcagtgagGAAAAATGGATACCCCAGAGCATAACAAAAGTGTTCATGGCAGCCCATGTGAAATAATGCCCTTGGTTATGTTACAGCAGGAGACTTTTGCAACAGTTCAATGTGCtgctaaaaattactttaataaaGGAAGCAGAAGCTTTCCTCTTTGGTCAAGTGTCAGCAGAAACCACAAAAATCATCTCCTCTTGCCCTTCCTTCTCCTGGCAAGGTAACCCAGTGAGAGCAGCATTTATCAACAACTCTGTAAACACAAACAAATTTAAGGAGGCAAGTACTTATTAGATTATTGcacctgcagcatcctgggAAGACCAACAAAAGCTGGCAAAAGTGTTTTCGAAAAGGTTTCCTCCTTTATAAATTCCAGCTATTTTGGGGAAGGCTTTTTATGCTTTAACgcaaataaaatatattggGGGAAAGTAATGTACTCACCTGAGGGGCTTTTCACTTTCAGATCTAATGAAGGAGGGATagggaagggggaggaaaaagaagaataaattaCTGCAGTTTCATGTTCACAATTTACTTCTGTCCATGTGAAATGGCACTGAGTCAACTCCCAGTGCTTTCTGGGGACACAGTGCCTACAATAAACTAGGGCTTAGAATCAAAACAAATTTGCAAGTTCAGGGAATGCTGACATTGAAATAAGCATTTCTGGAGTAGCCACCACCAGAAGGAACCATGCTTTGACAGGCCACCACTCAGTCTGAGCAGCACTTTTTCAGAAGCTAAacccttttcatttttctctgacatTATGGGGGTTCCTTCTTTGAATCATCAATTGAAGATGGCTTCTAataggaaattttatttttctcctcccattttcttctcttcccgTTGACTAAACCTCTTAAATAACCTTCCCTCAGTTTTTCAACTCTCTGTTTAAGTGTTGACACAGTCTTCAAATCCCTTTAAGGAAATTAGCCCAAACTAGAAGAAAATGTCAATTCAGTTTCTCATAACTCTCAGTAAAGCTCACCCCTGCCATTTATATCTCCAGCTCCATGACTTTGGCAGTGGTGCCTGATGGTCACACACTGCTCCTCACTACAGAGGGAATTCATGGCCTTttgggaaaagcaaacaaaagcacTTCTGAGCATGACTTGTCCCCATGTTGTTGTCAGATGAGTGATCCAACATGTTTTAGTTGAGAAAAATGGCGAGTGACTTCAAAGAAGTGCATATGAATCTGTGATACTTTCAACTGGTGAatttccacttaaaaaaaaaaagaaaaattccaatAAACATGCTAACTGGCTAGCTGCATAAAAGgatcattctttaaaaaaaaaaaaaaaaaaaagaaaaagaaaaggtccAAGTAAGAGGTAAAGTGCATTTACAATGCTCTCAATTTGGTTTTGACAACTACCTGTCAGTAACACTCCAAGGGACtctgaaatgctgcagtgcTTTGACAGGAAATCATGTAAGTGCTGTATCCtgagaaaagataaaattaaataaaatgctcCAAGACAGAGGATTTGCCACAAGCATTACTGCAGGGACTTCGTtaccagcacagcagcatgcTGAGgtctgggaatattcccagggATCCTCTGTTGTAATGTTTGTTCTTCTCAccccctctccagctgcaggcacatcCCATCCCCAGGAGATGACACCAGCAAGGCTCCGGCCCCCAGGCTTGCCTTGACAAAAAGGGGTCTACCAGCAAAATCCCAGGAGCCAGCCCTTGTATGGCTGAGGAAGCCTTAAAGAGCTTGTTGGGGTGTCTTTTGTGCCTTACTGAGAACCTGCAACAGAGGGGACAATGGGTTTTAAAAGAGCTGTAAAGACacacatttttggggtgtttagtCAGGATTGTCAAGAAGGGGAGAGAGATTAATTTCCTCATGGGTTCATCTCTGATGTGCTTGAGCATGTAAAAAAGGAGTGAGGAACAATCACTTAATCTTTAtcccactttttttccttcctgtaatCCAATTCTTTCCaacattaattaatttatcaAGTGTTCTTAAGTTAGAAAGCCCTAAGCATTATTGCAGTGGGGTACATTGCAAAATTGCTCTCAGGAACCTGTCCTACAACCCATACAATAATTAAAAAGGAATCATGTCATTAAGTGCGTTGCCCCATAGGGGACTTTTGAAAGAATTCCCACATCCAAACCTCCCAGTTTAGAGTGAATTTGTTTACTTTGTTtacagtgccagctgtggctctgctgcagcagggatcctgcacaaggggggagttttcctctgcagctccagggctgctgcagatgggcctgggctccctctggccatgcagggcagcagaaagctgctcctctggcaatgcagggggcaaaggctgctggggtgtcccaaagctcagattggatccaggtaggaatgcttggctcctcccctgggcggagcatctccccatgggatgctgggattggatcagccctgcagggacactcagtggccattaaccaaagataattaataatgaatggcccatggacagcagagatctcctgcagggaggattggctgtgggagagataaagaaaaaactgcccaatgaacaggagagaactgccccagctctgacagatggaaaCAGAACACACACCTCCATTTCCAGCCCAACACACCAAATTTAATAGAGCATGGTTCTTCCACACATCGTCACTGAAGTCTTTGCTGTAAAATACTGAAACCTctctgcaacttttttttttgaggcaaaATGAAATTACCATGGCATGCTTTGCTTGCAACTTACCCAGGCAGATCTACACATGGAAATAGAGCTCACATGGAGTGAATATCAGGTGCTATTTGCCCCAACAATTTCTACAGCTTTTTGAGGAGGCAAAACTTTATACTGCCTGCAAACTTTATACTTAGCCAATATTACAGACCTGAGAAACACACCACAAGTTTATAATGTTGTTGGCAGCATgctcagtgttttattttttggccAAAGGCTTCCCAATAACTATCCCCCCAATCCACTATCAGTGACCAGCTTAACAATCATTTATGTGTTTATGCAATTCTagtttttcattctttccccTGCCAGTCAAAGGATAACAAACCCCTGCTTTTATTCTGAATATGCAGTTTTATAAGAATTGAATATAAACCCTGTCGTAGAAACTTTGAATTGcagttggtttgggtttttttctggcacAGATGCAGAAATTATTGAGTGCAGTTTTCCTACTAGTCCTGAGGTAATCTCCATTTCTGCCACTTCTGAAACCCGTGTGACCAACATGATTCCAGCACTAAtcaaaaacttttttaaagctgcatttCTTCTGGGATTCATTTGTATTTTACAGGGACAAAACAAACCCTCCAGACCCCTAAACCAGTTCCATgtacagcagagctctgagctcacCCACCACAACAGGAGGGCATAAAAACAAGAATAAACAATCCCTGTGGTTATGAGTGATGATACACGAGCCACTGATGTGGAATAGAAGATGGAGAAACAATGGGCAGATGGAGAAACAATCCAAATTGTATACTTTCTCACAAAACTCCTAAGTTTACAGTTTGGTCACAAGAAACAAACACAGTGCTCATTGGAATAGGCACTTGCAGGTTTCTCTATTTatcctttctttcttggtttctttgtCAACGACCTTGGTAGGAAATTCT
Protein-coding regions in this window:
- the OVCH2 gene encoding ovochymase-2 isoform X2, whose amino-acid sequence is METDTECRIQHLHDFLSKHCSISESLGVLLTDLKVKSPSAFCSAQDGKLCSSEGELHFPGRPEQFYQNHQLCVWTLFVPEGNYTWLCFFPFFCDYDSLSVCSKDDRLVGKFCGGDLALPLLIGSNSIRLKFVPNDEDYGTRFSITYKALTPDILPAPLL
- the OVCH2 gene encoding ovochymase-2 isoform X1 — translated: METDTECRIQHLHDFLSKHCSISESLGVLLTDLKVKSPSAFCSAQDGKLCSSEGELHFPGRPEQFYQNHQLCVWTLFVPEGNYTWLCFFPFFCDYDSLSVCSKDDRLVGKFCGGDLALPLLIGSNSIRLKFVPNDEDYGTRFSITYKALTPDILPGLANSSQLR